From the genome of Ziziphus jujuba cultivar Dongzao chromosome 6, ASM3175591v1, one region includes:
- the LOC107429836 gene encoding uncharacterized protein LOC107429836 produces the protein MSKPQGRRPPPSGRTNLASCIVATIFLIFIVIVILIVYFTVFKPKDPKIAVNAVQLPSFAVSNGTANFTFSQYVAVRNPNRATFSHYDSTLQLIYSGGQVGFMFIPAGKIEAGQTQYMAATFAVKSFPVSDPRSMGMGMQMGAAGNGIEPGLGTVPTFPGNGAVGGVGGGGGGYPVGIGPTLEIESKMEMAGRIRVLHIFTHHVNAKAGCKVAISVSDGSVLGFHC, from the coding sequence ATGAGCAAGCCTCAGGGTCGCCGACCACCGCCTTCCGGCCGAACCAACCTCGCTTCTTGCATAGTCGCCACCATCTTCTTGATCTTCATCGTCATCGTCATCCTCATCGTCTACTTCACCGTCTTCAAGCCCAAAGATCCCAAAATCGCCGTTAACGCCGTTCAGCTTCCATCATTCGCCGTCTCTAACGGCACCGCCAACTTCACGTTTTCTCAGTACGTCGCCGTCCGGAACCCGAACAGAGCAACTTTTAGCCACTACGATAGTACCCTCCAGCTCATCTACTCAGGCGGTCAAGTAGGATTCATGTTCATACCCGCCGGGAAAATTGAAGCGGGTCAGACCCAGTACATGGCCGCCACTTTCGCTGTGAAATCGTTCCCAGTTTCGGATCCAAGGTCTATGGGTATGGGAATGCAAATGGGAGCTGCCGGGAATGGAATCGAACCCGGATTGGGAACGGTACCCACTTTCCCAGGAAACGGAGCCGTTGGTggtgttggtggtggtggtggtgggtaCCCGGTCGGAATCGGACCCACTTTGGAAATTGAGTCGAAGATGGAGATGGCGGGTCGGATTCGGGTCTTGCATATCTTCACGCACCATGTGAATGCCAAAGCTGGGTGCAAAGTCGCCATTTCTGTGAGTGATGGATCTGTGTTGGGTTTTCATTGCTAA
- the LOC107429834 gene encoding GDSL esterase/lipase At4g10955 produces MASERERFDLCGPLHLTSIDWENINHRRTVAASLVQGVYIVERDRQEKREGPEALAPPWWEFFHFKLLRCLTDDTDFSIFGVIYEFKPPSSFLNHSLDGSPRYVIAFRGTLTKPGSFARDIELDLHFIQHGLHRTSRFEIAMQAVRNMVAAVGDSNVWLAGHSLGSAMAMLAGKSMAKTGVFLNSFLFNPPFFSAPIERIKDKNVKHGLRIASSVITAGLAFAMKAKNQQQRNRSEDPFAALSGWFPSLFVNPGDHICSEYIGYFEHRKKMEEIGAGGIERLATQHSIGGLLMNAMGRDTEPLHLIPSANLTINSTPCKDLKEAHGIHQWWRDDMQLLCKLYKYK; encoded by the exons ATGGCCTCTGAGAGAGAAAGATTTGACCTTTGCGGACCTTTGCATCTAACTTCAATCGACTG GGAGAATATAAATCATCGAAGGACTGTGGCAGCGAGTTTGGTTCAGGGTGTCTACATTGTTGAACGGGATCGCCAGGAGAAACGTGAAGGTCCCGAGGCCCTTGCTCCTCCTTGGTGGGAGTTCTTTCATTTTAAGCTGCTTCGTTGCCTCACGGATGATACTGATTTTTCCATCTTCGGTGTGATCTACGAATTTAAACCTCCCTCATCTTTCTTGAATCACTCACTGGATGGAAGTCCAAGATATGTAATTGCTTTCCGAGGAACCTTAACAAAGCCTGGATCCTTTGCTCGGGATATCGAACTTGATCTCCACTTCATCCAGCATGGACTTCACCGCACATCTCGTTTCGAGATTGCTATGCAAGCAGTTCGGAACATGGTGGCTGCAGTAGGAGATTCAAATGTTTGGTTGGCAGGCCATTCCTTGGGGTCAGCCATGGCAATGCTTGCTGGAAAATCCATGGCCAAGACTGGCGTTTTCCTCAACTCTTTCCTCTTCAATCCCCCTTTCTTCTCCGCCCCAATAGAGAGAATCAAAGATAAGAATGTGAAGCATGGATTAAGGATAGCAAGCAGTGTTATCACAGCAGGGCTGGCTTTTGCCATGAAAGCTAAAAATCAGCAGCAGAGGAATCGATCGGAAGACCCGTTTGCAGCTCTATCCGGATGGTTCCCTAGTCTATTTGTAAACCCAGGTGATCACATTTGCTCTGAATATATTGGATATTTTGAACACAGGAAGAAGATGGAGGAGATTGGAGCAGGAGGAATTGAGAGGTTAGCAACCCAGCATTCCATTGGGGGTTTGTTGATGAATGCTATGGGGAGAGATACAGAGCCACTGCACCTCATTCCTTCAGCAAACTTGACCATTAATTCCACCCCTTGTAAGGATCTCAAAGAAGCTCATGGAATTCACCAATGGTGGAGAGACGATATGCAGTTGCTGTGCAAGCTCTACAAGtataaatga